In Mycobacterium sp. ITM-2016-00317, the genomic window CCAGGCTGGCCGCACCCGCGGCCGACTCCAGGTGGCCGATGTTGGATTTCACCGCGCCCAGCAGCGCGGGCTTGTCGGCGGCGCGGCCGCGGCCGATGACCCGGCCCAGCGCGTCGGCCTCGATCGGGTCGCCGAGGATGGTGCCGGTGCCGTGCGCCTCGACGTAGTCGACGCTGCGCGGGTCGATGCCGGCGTCCTTGTAGGCCTTGCGCAGCACCGCTTCCTGCGCGTCCGGGTTCGGCGCGAGCATGCCGTTGGACCGGCCGTCGTGGTTGACCGCGCCGCCGGCGATGACCGCCAGGATCTGGTCGCCGTCGCGGCGGGCGTCCTCGAGTCGCTTGAGCACCACCATGCCGCCACCCTCGGAACGGGCGTAGCCGTCGGCGTCCTTGGAGAAGGACTTGATCCGGCCGTCCGGGGCCAGTACCCCGCCGACCTCGTCGAAACCGATGGTCACCAGCGGCGTGATCAGCGCGTTGACGCCACCGGCCAGCACCACGTCGGCGTCACCGGCGCGCAGCGCCTTGACGCCCTCGTGCACGGCCACCAGCGACGACGAGCACGCCGTGTCGATGGCCATGGACGGGCCGCGGAAGTCGTAGAAGTAGGACACCCGGTTGGCGATGACCGCGCTGGAGTTGCCGGTGATCGCGTAGGGGTGCGCCACCGCGGGATCGGCGACCGACATGAACATGTAGTCGTTGGTGGAGCTGCCGATGAACACACCGACGTTCTCCCCGCGCAGGCTCGATGCGGGAATTCGCGCGTGCTCCAACGCTTCCCACGTCAGCTCCAGGGCCATCCGCTGCTGCGGATCGATGTTGTCGGCCTCCATCTTCGACAGCGCGAAGAACTCGGAGTCGAAGCCTTTGATGTCGCTCAGGTAGCCGCCGCGGGTGCGCGCCTTGGCAACCCGCTCGGCGACGCGGGGCTCGCTGAGGAACTCCGACCACCGGCCGTCCGGGAGGTCGGTGATCGCGTCGCGGCCCTCCATCAGGGCCTGCCACATCTCGCCGGGGGTGTTCATGTCGCCCGGGAACCGGGTCCCTACCCCGACGATGGCGATGTTGGCCCGGCCTTCGTCGACGTCGCGGGACCAGCTCTCGGCGTCCAGCGCCGCGGTGTCCTGTTCGGGCTCGCCCTCGATGATCACCGTCGCCAGTGACTCGATCGTCGGGTGCCGGAACGCCACGGTGGCGGTCAGCGTGACACCGGTCAGGTCCTCGATGTCGCTGGCCATCGCGACCGCGTCGCGGGACGACAGCCCGAGCTCGACCAGCGGCGCCGACTCGTTGATCGAGTCGGGCGACTGACCGGTGGCGTTGCCGACCCAGTTGCGCAGCCATTCGCGCATCTCGGTCACTGTCATGTCCGGACCGGACTTACCCGGATCCTGTTGCTCTTGCGCCATGTCTACTCAACCTCACGATCGCGGTGCGACCGGCACGGCCGCCGAAAAATGTATGTGGGCGTCAGTCCGACTCGTCCGGGAACGCGTTGGCCACCCGGCCGCTGCGCAGACTGCCGTCAAGATAGGCCGACCGGCAGGCGCGGCGGCCGATCTTGCCGCTCGAGGTCCGCGGGATCGCACCGGCTGCGGTCAGCAGCACGTCGCGCACCGTCACCCCGTGGCGGACCGCGATGGCCGCGCGGATGTCGTCGATGATCGGGCCCACGTCGAGCTTGTGCGCCCCGGGCGCCCGCTCCCCGACGATCACCAGCTGCTCGGAGGTGTCGTCGGGATCGCGCTTCAGGCCGGCGTGGGTGTTGTCGAACACCTCGTCGGGCAGCTGATTGGCCGGACCGAGAACGCCGCGACGAAGCCGGTCCGCAGCGCCTTGGTGGCCTCCTGCGCGGAATACTCCAGGTCCTGCGGGTAATGATTGCGGCCGTCGATGATCACCAGATCCTTGACTCGTCCGGTGATGTACAGCTCGCCGTCGTGGTAGGCGCCGTAGTCGCCGGTGCGCACCCAGGTCGCGTCGTCGGTCGCGCCCTGGGCGTGCGACGGCGTGGTGCGCGACTTCAGCGTGTTGTGGAAGGTGGCGACGGTTTCTTCGGGCTTGTTCCAGTACCCGGTGCCCATGTTCTGGCCGCTGATCCAGATCTCGCCGATCTGACCGTCGGGCAGTTCCGATGCGGTCTCGGCGTCGACGATGACCGCCCACTCCGCGACACCGACCTTGCCTGCGCCCGCCTGGGCGACCGCCTTCGGCGAATCGTCGGGCACCTCGACGAAGCGGTGCGCGTTGAGCTCGTCGCGGTCGACGGAGATGATCTTCGGCGATTCGTTGGACGGTGTCGTCGACACGAACAGCGTCGCCTCGGCCAGGCCGTAGGACGGCTTGATGGCCTGCGGATGGAAGCCGTACGGGCCGAACGCCTCGTTGAACCGGCGCACGGTCGCCGCCGAGATCGGCTCGCTGCCGTTGAGGATCGCCTTGACGTTGGACAGGTCCAGCGGCTCCTCGCCGTCCTTGGGCAGGCCACGGGCCGCGGCGTGATCGAACGCGAAGTTCGGCGCGACCGAGATGGTGCCGCCGGTGTCGCCTTCCTTGCGGGCCATCGCCCGGATCCAGCGGCTCGGCCGGCGGACGAACGCCGCAGGCGTCATGAACTCCACGTAGTGCCCGATCACCGTGGGCAGGAGCACGGTGATCAGCCCCATGTCGTGGAAGAACGGCAGCCAGGACACGCCCCGGTCGCCCTCCTCGCCCTGCAGCGCCTCGATCACCTGCACCACGTTGGTGGCCAGGTTCAGGTGGGTGATCTGCACGCCGGTCGGGATGCGGGTCGACCCGGAGGTGTACTGCAGGTACGCGATCGTCTCGTAGCTGACGTCGACCGGTTCCCACGTGGCGCCGACCTCGGTGGGCACCGCGTCCACGGCGATGACCCGCGGACGCTGGTTGGCGGGCCGGGTGCGGAAGAACTTGCGCACCCCTTCGGCCGCCTCGGTGGTGGTCAGGATCGCCGACGGGGTGCAGTTGTCCAGCACCGCGTGCAGGCGGCCGACGTGGCCGGGCTCGTTCGGGTCGAACAGCGGCACCGCGATGCGGCCCGAGTACAAAGTGCCGAAGAACGCGACGAGGTACTCCAGGTTCTGCGGGCACAGGATCGCGACCCGGTCCCCGGGCTGGGTCACCTGCTGCAGCCGCGCGCCGACGGCCCGGTTGCGGGCGCCGAAGTCGGCCCAGGTCAGGTCGCGGGCCACCCCGTCACGCTCGGTGGAGAAGTCGAGGAACCGGTAGGCCACCTTGTCCCCACGCACCCGGGCCCATCGTTCGACGTGTTTGACCAAGCTCCCGTTGTCGGGGAATTTGATCAATCCGTCCTTGATGAACGGGTTGTGGAAGGCCATTCGTTACTCCAATCAAGCGGGATCATTGTCCCGAAAAACCCCGGGCATTCTACCGGGAAAGAGGCTGCCCACCCATCAGCCACCAGCATTCGCTCTTAGATTTTCCTTAAACTCCCATAATGCTAGGCGACCTAGCCGGTCCGGCCAAATTCGGCCCGGGTCGTTCGGGTCACAGGTCAGCCATGTTTCGGCTGCGGAGCGTTACTCACCAGATCCCGGGCCCAGCTCAGCGTCCAGCCGGTCGCCGGAAGGCCGTCGAGACTCCAGAACTGCGGCGTGGCATACATCGCGTGCACCGGTTGCCCCGCCCCGCCGGCGAGCACCTCCAGCGTCTTGGGCAACTGGGTGATGTTGAACGCCGACTCCGGCGCCGCGCAGATCAGATCACCGCGGGCGCAGATCTCGTTGGTCCGGTCGTTGAGCGCGCCGAATCCGCCGGGCCGCGGCCCCGTCATCGACAGGCCCAGCGCCGACAGCGTCGGCACCTCGTGCAGCGTGATCTCCGCGCCCTGCCCCGGCGCATTCGGGCCGACGTCCAGACCCACCCCGGCCTGCCTGCGGCCGTCGGCGATCAGCGTCACCCCGAGCACCAGATCCTGGTCCACCGGCCCGCGGCCGTTGCCGATGTCGGACGCGATGTCCCCGGCGATCACCGCGCCCTGCGAGAACCCGACCAGCACGTAGCTGGTCAGCGGGCACCGCTCGTTCATGGCGGTCATCGCCTGCACGGTGGCACGCATGCCCTCGGCGCGGCTGTCGTTGTACGACATCTGGCGATCGGCCGACAACGGATTGTGGAACTGCGCGGTGTAGGGAACCGTGAACACCTCCAACCGGTCCGCGCCGAACTCGGCCCGGATCGGGTTGGTGACGTTGAGCAGCAGCGCGGCCGGGAACTGCACCGGGTTGAACGGGTCCATCTGCACCGAGGACTCCCAGGTGCCCGGGATCGAGACCAGCTGCACGTCGGGGCAGCTCGCATCCTGGAATTCGGGGCGCGGCTTCGAGGTCGGGGGCACCGCCCCGGGCGGCACGGCGGACGGGGGTACCGCCGACGGCGGGGCGTCCGGCCTGCGCAGCACCACGACCACGATCGCCACGATCAGCACCACGACGAGGCCCACCGCCCCTGCGGCGAACAGCGCCAGAAGGCGGTGGCGTTTCCGCCGGTCGGTCGGCCGATTGGTCCGCCGATTGGTTTTGGCCATGCTTCAGGTACTCCTGTGCTCCATGCGTGCGCGGGTGGTGCTCGTGCTCAGCAGAGTCGCTCGGTCGCGATCCGAATGTAGTCGGCGGTAGCGGTGTCGACGTCATCTGCCGACGGCTTCTGCGGCGCGGAGGTGTCGTTGCCGTCGGAATCATCGACGTCGTCGCGCACCAGCGGGACGATGAAGTCCCAGACCGCGTGGTCGTCCTGCCCCGCCGCCCTGGCCTGGCACACGTAGGAGCCGATGCTCAGCGCCGACAGGTCGCTCGACGGGGTGACCCCCGCGCCGTGCAGCGCCTCCAGATACTCCCGCTGGCGCGGCGTGACGACGAGCGCGTTGGAACCGGTGGCCGCGTGGGGTCCGGGCTCGGCGGCGGTGGACCGGCCGTGCGGCGGCGCGGTCTCGACCTCCGAACCCATCCCGGCGATCATGTCGGTATTCAGCGAGCAGCCGGTCAGCCAGGCCGCCGGGAGAGCCAGCAGCGCAGAAAGCCCTGCCATTCCCGTCCTCGCCGAGCGTGAGCCGTGTTGCACGTTCTCCAAGGTACCGGGCTCGCGGCCCGCTCCCCGTTAGCGAACCGTCGCGACGAGTTCGCCGGTCATCGCGGCGAGCTGGCCGCTCCACGAACCCCAGTCATGGTTTCCCGAGGTCGGGAAGTCGAAGTGACCGTTGCCGCCGCCGGTGGCGCGGTAGTGCTGATAGAACACGCGGTTGCTGCCTTGAGCCTGGTCGCAGTAGCCGATCATCGCGGGCACATCGGTGCACGTCGTCGTTGCCGGGCTGTAGACCCACAGCCGGGTGTTGTTGTTCGTCAGCAGCTGCACGTGGACGTCGGGGTCGTGCCACTTCCAGCGTCCGAGCTGTGGCAAGCCCCACATGTTCCGGGTGTCCACGCCGCCGAACCGGGCCAGGCCGGCGGTGATGGCGCCGTTCATCGCGGTCGAGGACGGGGTCAGGAACCCGGACAGGGAGCCGGCGAAGCGGTAGCGGTCGGGATGGAACGCGGCCAGCGTCAGCGCCGCGGTGCCACCCTGGGCGGCGCCGACGACGGCGTGCCCGTTCGGTGCGATCCCCTTGTTCGCGGCCAGCCAGTTGGGCAGCTCGTCGGCCAGGAAGGTCTCCCACTGCTTGCTGCCGTCCTGCTCCCAGTTGGTGTACATGCTCCACGCCCCGCCCGCCGGCGCGGCCACCGACAAGCCGAGCCCGGACAGCGTGTTCATCGCGTTACCCGCGGTGACCCAGTTGCTGACGTCGGGCGCGGCGTTGAATGCATCGAGCAGCACCACCGCGTGCGGTCCGCCGCCCTGGAATGCGACCGGGATCGCGCGGCCCATCGCCGCCGAAGGCACCATGAGCATCTCGACGCCCTGGGCATTGGCCGCCGGTGCGGTCACCCCGCCGAAGATCGCCACCGCAGCCAGCACCGCCGCTGCGAGCGCCCGAAACATCCCCTGCATCTGCCACCTCATCTTTTCGCGCGCCTCGCGGGTCCGGTCCCGCTTCCGCAGTAGTGAATCACATCACCCACCGCGGTCGACGGCCAAAACGAGCGACGGCGGTGACCCTCGTCAGAGGATCACCGCCGTCGTCCGATGAGTTGCTAGCCGCCCGAGACCGGGGCCACGACCGGTTCAGCCGGAGCCGACGGCTGCGGCACGGCGCCGAGCACCCGCTGGATGTCGGGCTTCATCTGCTGCAGCTGCTGTCCCCAGTAGGGCCAGTCGTGCGTGCCGCCGGAAGGAAAGTTGAACACGCCGTTCTTGCCGCCTGCGGCGATGTACTCCTCCTGGAAGGTCTTGTTGGTGCGCAGCGTGAGGCTCTCCAGGAACTTCGCGGGCAGGTTGTCGCCCGCCACGCTGCCGTTGACCTCGGCGGGCTTGCCGTTGCCGCAGAACACCCAGATGCGGGTGTTGTTGGCGACCAGCTTGCCCATGTTGACCATCGGGTCGTTGCGCTTCCAGGCGCTGTTCGGGTCTTCGGTGCGACCCCACATGTCGTTGGCCTTGTAGCCGCCCGCGTCACCCATCGAGATGTTGATGAGCATCGGCCACCACCCTTCGGACGGGTTCAGGTAGCCCGACAGCGACCCGGCGTACTGGAACTGCTGCGGGTGGTAGATCGCCAGCGTCAGCGCCGCCGAACCGGCCATGGACAGACCGACGGCCGCGTTGCGGTTCGGGTCGACGCCATGGTTGGCCGCCAGGTACGCGGGCAGCTCCTGGGTCAGGAACGTCTCCCACTTGTAGGTCTGGCAGCCGGCCTTACCGCAGGCCGGGCTGTACCAGTCGCTGTAGAAGCTGGACTGCCCGCCGACGGGCATGACCACCGCGAGACCCGAGTCGACGTACCACTCGAAGGCGGCGGTGTTGATGTCCCAGCCGTTGAAGTCGTCCTGGGCACGCAGGCCGTCGAGCAGGTACACGCCGGGGGCGTTCGGGCCACCGCTCTGGAACTGGACCTTGATGTCGCGGCCCATCCCTGCGGACGGCACCATCAGGTACTCCACCGGCAGGCCCGGACGTGAGAAAGCGCCTGCGGTGGCGGAGCCGCCCACGGCGCTGATCAGGCCGGGCAGCAGGACCGCCGCCAGCGCGGCCACCGTGAGCCTGCGGCTCAGGCTACGGATAACTCTGGGGAACGCCCCAACGAGTTTCATGCTTGTGAATTTCCCATCTGTCGTAAGCAGCAGCAGGCCCCCGCCCTGACGGACGGTTCCCGTGAACGGCCGCTTTGCCCGTGTAGTCAACCACACCTTTGTGGCGATCTCTCTTCCGCGAGCGCGGGCGCTGCGGACGTGTGAGGCCCGCACGGGACCTCCTCACATGCCTTATCTGACCGACATGGCTGCAGTGTTACGTAAGCAGAAAACCCGCTCCACCAACAAATCGGCTGCAGTCACGGCCCGGTGGGAGGCAATCCGGCGTACGGCGGGTTCACCGGCTCGGGCAGCGGCAGTCCGCACCGCCGCAACTCGTACAACGGCACCCGGTCGATGCGGTAGCGGGTGAACTCCGCGGCGTGCACCAGGTTGGACAGAAAACGTCTGGGCCCCATCGGGGCCCGGATCGCGTCCAGCAGTGACACGGTCTCGGGGCACTGCAGCGCGGCCTCGGCCTGGCGGATCCAGTCCTCGTCGAGATATGCGGGGATGTAGGGCTCTTCCTTGAAGAACGGCCCCTCGGCCACCGCCCAGTCCGGGAACAGGTTCTTGTCGTGCCCGATCCGGCCGTCCTCGAGCCGGGCGGTATGTGCCGCAAGGGGATTGGCCAGACCGATCTGGTCGATCACCCGGACGTCGAGACCGACGTTCATGCTGACCATCCCGAGGTTGGTGAAGAACACCGTCTGCGGACCGCGGTAGTCGGGCGGTGCGTCCGGCGGCGGCGGGTAGGCCGGCACGACGTCCCAGGCGTCGTAGTTTCCCGACGGCAGCCACAGGGCACCGTCGGGGGTGTTCTGGATCGCGACCAGCACCGCGCGCATCCGCGGATAGTCGAGATAGTCCGCAGCGGTGAGCGGATGGGCGTGGCCGGTCGCCTGCGCGTAGAAGCGGCGTTCGTCGACGATGCCGGTGTAAGTGACGCGGGTGGCGTCGGCGCCCATGCCGTTGCTGTTGGCCGCCCACAGCGACCAGCCCACCACCCCGAGCCACAGCAGGCTGGTGGCACCGGCATACAGATAGCTTGCGCCCCGCGCCATCCGGCGACGGTCGGGAAGCATCAGCGGAATCACCGCCACCGGGGCCAGCAGACAGAACAGCGGCGTCAGCAGCACCCGGCCGTGCATGAAGTCGCCGCCCTGCCGGATCCAGTACACCGCCTGCAGGAACCCGCTCACCAGCATGAAAATCACGACCGCAGAAGGGCTTTGCACCATCCGGGCCAGCCATCCGGCGTCGGCGGTGCGCGGCCGCTCGATCCGAACGGGCCTGCCGCACAACAACCGCACCATGACCGCCAGGCCGATCAGCAGCACCGCGGGCGCCCACAGCAGATACGGCTGGTTGAAGTTGGCGAGGTACACGAAGCCCTGCTCCCACTTCGCGCCCGAGGCCTCCTTGGCCAGCGCCGTGCTCGGGAACAGCAGGCCGTAATAGCCCATCCGGAAG contains:
- the zomB gene encoding flagellar motor control protein ZomB; protein product: MPQSSSADTLTAPAPARRAPIASDVWMRVSLWLSVTLVAALFGWGAWQRRWIADDGLIVLRTVRNLLAGNGPVFNAGERVEANTSTAWSYLMYLGGLVSGAARLEYVALTLALVLSVLGVVLVMLGTARLYAPTLKGRQAVLLPAGVLVYIAVPPARDFATSGLENGLVLAYLGLLWWMMVVWAQSRRGTPTSRAFDLTLAFVAGLSVLVRPELALIGGLALVMMLIVAKGWPARALIVAAGGLLPVAYQIFRMGYYGLLFPSTALAKEASGAKWEQGFVYLANFNQPYLLWAPAVLLIGLAVMVRLLCGRPVRIERPRTADAGWLARMVQSPSAVVIFMLVSGFLQAVYWIRQGGDFMHGRVLLTPLFCLLAPVAVIPLMLPDRRRMARGASYLYAGATSLLWLGVVGWSLWAANSNGMGADATRVTYTGIVDERRFYAQATGHAHPLTAADYLDYPRMRAVLVAIQNTPDGALWLPSGNYDAWDVVPAYPPPPDAPPDYRGPQTVFFTNLGMVSMNVGLDVRVIDQIGLANPLAAHTARLEDGRIGHDKNLFPDWAVAEGPFFKEEPYIPAYLDEDWIRQAEAALQCPETVSLLDAIRAPMGPRRFLSNLVHAAEFTRYRIDRVPLYELRRCGLPLPEPVNPPYAGLPPTGP
- a CDS encoding alpha/beta hydrolase family protein, with translation MQGMFRALAAAVLAAVAIFGGVTAPAANAQGVEMLMVPSAAMGRAIPVAFQGGGPHAVVLLDAFNAAPDVSNWVTAGNAMNTLSGLGLSVAAPAGGAWSMYTNWEQDGSKQWETFLADELPNWLAANKGIAPNGHAVVGAAQGGTAALTLAAFHPDRYRFAGSLSGFLTPSSTAMNGAITAGLARFGGVDTRNMWGLPQLGRWKWHDPDVHVQLLTNNNTRLWVYSPATTTCTDVPAMIGYCDQAQGSNRVFYQHYRATGGGNGHFDFPTSGNHDWGSWSGQLAAMTGELVATVR
- a CDS encoding DUF732 domain-containing protein, with the protein product MAGLSALLALPAAWLTGCSLNTDMIAGMGSEVETAPPHGRSTAAEPGPHAATGSNALVVTPRQREYLEALHGAGVTPSSDLSALSIGSYVCQARAAGQDDHAVWDFIVPLVRDDVDDSDGNDTSAPQKPSADDVDTATADYIRIATERLC
- a CDS encoding cutinase family protein; its protein translation is MAKTNRRTNRPTDRRKRHRLLALFAAGAVGLVVVLIVAIVVVVLRRPDAPPSAVPPSAVPPGAVPPTSKPRPEFQDASCPDVQLVSIPGTWESSVQMDPFNPVQFPAALLLNVTNPIRAEFGADRLEVFTVPYTAQFHNPLSADRQMSYNDSRAEGMRATVQAMTAMNERCPLTSYVLVGFSQGAVIAGDIASDIGNGRGPVDQDLVLGVTLIADGRRQAGVGLDVGPNAPGQGAEITLHEVPTLSALGLSMTGPRPGGFGALNDRTNEICARGDLICAAPESAFNITQLPKTLEVLAGGAGQPVHAMYATPQFWSLDGLPATGWTLSWARDLVSNAPQPKHG
- a CDS encoding alpha/beta hydrolase family protein, with translation MKLVGAFPRVIRSLSRRLTVAALAAVLLPGLISAVGGSATAGAFSRPGLPVEYLMVPSAGMGRDIKVQFQSGGPNAPGVYLLDGLRAQDDFNGWDINTAAFEWYVDSGLAVVMPVGGQSSFYSDWYSPACGKAGCQTYKWETFLTQELPAYLAANHGVDPNRNAAVGLSMAGSAALTLAIYHPQQFQYAGSLSGYLNPSEGWWPMLINISMGDAGGYKANDMWGRTEDPNSAWKRNDPMVNMGKLVANNTRIWVFCGNGKPAEVNGSVAGDNLPAKFLESLTLRTNKTFQEEYIAAGGKNGVFNFPSGGTHDWPYWGQQLQQMKPDIQRVLGAVPQPSAPAEPVVAPVSGG